The following proteins are co-located in the Bacillus pumilus genome:
- a CDS encoding sugar-binding transcriptional regulator, which translates to MTFHDERRLLIKVAHMYYEEGATQSKIAEAVGVSRSLISKYLAKAREAGIVEIIIHDEVNQQYGSLERKIERKYGLREVVCVESLSQETTKSRIGAAAAGFLLKVMKDGQVIGFSSGTTLHEMAKALTSVQHYPCVTFVPLVGGVGNEDVDIHANYIIARCTEALKSKCELLHVPVMLDTKEAKEVLIRQPSIKKVIELGESSNIAVVGIGGVPQHSTMVKSYMTSGEEDILQAKDVAGDICYNFIDRKGEVYPHPWNDRVMGISPQKLKEIPLVIGVAGGEEKIEAIRAALEGGLIHVLITDERTGDALLK; encoded by the coding sequence ATGACATTCCATGATGAAAGAAGGCTGCTCATTAAGGTTGCGCATATGTATTATGAAGAAGGCGCCACCCAATCTAAAATTGCAGAAGCTGTTGGGGTCAGCCGTTCGCTCATATCAAAATATTTGGCAAAAGCACGTGAAGCAGGAATCGTGGAAATCATTATTCATGATGAAGTCAATCAACAATACGGGTCGTTAGAAAGAAAAATAGAGCGGAAATACGGGCTGCGAGAAGTCGTATGTGTTGAATCTCTCAGTCAAGAAACAACAAAAAGCCGAATCGGCGCTGCGGCTGCGGGCTTTTTATTAAAAGTGATGAAGGATGGACAAGTCATCGGCTTTTCCTCAGGGACAACATTGCATGAAATGGCGAAAGCACTTACGTCTGTTCAGCACTATCCATGCGTGACATTTGTTCCGCTTGTCGGAGGTGTTGGGAATGAAGATGTTGACATCCATGCCAACTATATTATTGCGAGATGTACAGAGGCACTCAAATCTAAATGTGAGCTTTTACATGTCCCTGTCATGCTTGATACGAAAGAAGCGAAGGAAGTGCTGATTAGACAGCCGTCGATCAAAAAAGTCATTGAATTAGGAGAATCATCAAATATTGCTGTTGTAGGGATTGGCGGGGTTCCGCAGCATTCAACGATGGTGAAATCTTACATGACAAGCGGCGAGGAGGATATACTCCAAGCGAAGGATGTAGCAGGTGACATTTGTTATAACTTTATTGATCGTAAAGGAGAAGTGTATCCTCATCCATGGAACGATCGGGTGATGGGAATAAGTCCGCAAAAGTTGAAAGAAATCCCGCTGGTTATAGGTGTCGCTGGAGGAGAAGAAAAGATTGAAGCGATAAGGGCAGCATTAGAAGGTGGATTAATTCATGTATTAATTACGGATGAACGAACAGGAGATGCCTTATTAAAGTAA